DNA from Geothermobacter hydrogeniphilus:
CTCGGCCCCTTCGACTGCTTCCTGCTCTCCAGGGGCATCAAGACCCTCAAGCTGCGGCTCGAAGCGGCCCAGCGCAACGCCGCGCTGCTGGCCGAACGACTGCAGCAGCATCCGGCGGTGGCACGGGTCTACTATCCCGGCCTGGCCGATTTTGCCGGCCGCAGAATTCACAGCACCCAGGCAACCGGCGCCGGCGCGGTTCTCTCCTTTGAACTGAAAGATGACAAACAGGTTCAGCCGCTGCTGAAGAACGTCCGGCTGCCTATCATCGCCCCCAGCCTCGGCGGGGTCGAAACCATCCTCACCCATTGCTGGTCGATGTCGCATGCCGCCATTCCGGCCGCCGACAAGAAACAGATGGGCATCCTGCCGTCGCTGCTGCGCATCTCCGCCGGGATCGAAGATGGCGAAGACCTCTGGGAAGACCTGCAGCGGGGCCTTGTCGCCCCCCTGAATCCGTAAATTCATTGCCGGCGAACAGCACCAGACATTGACCCGCCCACGCTCTTCCGCCGCCATGAATCCACGGACTCAGGACAACCTGATCTCCAATCTCCCGACATCCGGAACCCGGTCGAAGTTTGTCGATTCCGGATATTTATTTGACAATCATAAAACAGCGTCTTATTTTGAGAACGTTCCCCCGTGAACCGGGGGATAAAATGCCTGAATCACCCTGCCGTTAAAGGTCAACCTGAATTCGGTTTCTTCCCCGAAAGGAGGCACTCTCATGAGCAAGCAGAACAGGCGTGACTTTCTCAAAAAAGCCACGGTCACCACAGCCGCCGTAGCCGCGGCAACCACCGTCGGCGCGCCGGCTGTTCACGCCAAAAAAACCTACACCTGGCGCATGGTCACCACCTGGCCGCCGCACTTCCCGGTCCTCGGTGAGGGCGCCGACAAGATGGCCGAATGGATCGAGAAAATGTCCGGCGGACGACTCAAGATCCAGGTTTACGGCGGTGGCGAGCTGGTCCCGCCGTTGCAGACCTTTGACGCCGTCAGCCAGGGCATGGTCGAAATGGGCCACGGCGCTTCCTATTACTGGGCCGGCAAATCCCCGGCCACCCAGTTTTTCGCCGCCGTTCCCTTCGGCATGAACGCCCAGCAGATGAATGCCTGGCTCTATTCCGGCGGCGGCCTTGAATTGTGGGAGGAGCTTTACGCCCCGTTCAACCTGAAGCCGATGCCGGCCGGCAACACCGGCGTGCAGATGGGCGGCTGGTTCAACCGCGAGATCAACTCCGTCAAGGACTTCAAGGGTCTGAAAATGCGGATTCCCGGCCTCGGCGGCAAACTGCTGGCCAAGGCCGGCGGCACCGCGGTCCTCTCGGCCGGCGGTGAAATCTACACCAACCTCGAACGCGGCGTCATCGACGCCACCGAGTGGGTCGGCCCCTACCATGACTACCTGATGGGTTTCTACAAAGTTGCCAAGTACTACTACTATCCCGGCTGGCACGAGCCCGGAACGGTTCTCGAAACCTTCGTCAACAAGAAGGCCTGGGACTCCCTGCCGAAAGACCTGCAGGAAATCATCACCACCGCCGCCGCCCGTTCCAACATCTGGATGCTGAGCGAGTTCGAGGCCAAGAACAACACCTACCTGCAGAAGCTGATCAACGAGCATGGAGTGAAGCTGAAGAAATTCCCCGACGAGGTTGTCACGACCATGCGGGGTTACGCCAGGGAAGTGCTGGAAGAGGTCGGCAACAAGGACAAGCAGAGCAAGAAGATCTACGAGCACTATCTCAAGTTCCAGAAAAATGTTCGCGCCTGGGCGAAGATCTCGGAAATTGCCTATGCGAAGATCACCAGCTGATTCCAACGACAGCACAATCTGAATCAACAAAGGGCGTCCCCGAACGGGGGCGCCCTTTGTTCGTATATAGCGAAGAAACCGGCGGGGGCGCCCGCCGGCGCCTTCATTTTCTTTGCTCGCGCGAAAGAAAACGAAGCAAAAGAAACGCGCCCGAATGTCTGGCCCGCTACGCGGGTTCCCTCCGTTCGGCAGACGTTTCGGGACCGGGACGAAAACTCGGCTACGCCTCAGACATTCGTCCGGCTCTCTCCCGAAACGTCCACCTCACTCCGGCGGCGACAACACGGGAAAGCAAGTCCCCTCAAAAAAAATCAGAAAACCAACAGAAACGCCCCGAACCAACAGAAATGGCCCGAGGCGGCCAAGACGTGCGTAGATACAAGGCGTCTCGCAACTGAAGAAGTGAGGTGTAGCGGCAGCTACTCCGCAGCGACTGAAGGCGCGAGCAACGCAGCA
Protein-coding regions in this window:
- a CDS encoding TRAP transporter substrate-binding protein, with the protein product MSKQNRRDFLKKATVTTAAVAAATTVGAPAVHAKKTYTWRMVTTWPPHFPVLGEGADKMAEWIEKMSGGRLKIQVYGGGELVPPLQTFDAVSQGMVEMGHGASYYWAGKSPATQFFAAVPFGMNAQQMNAWLYSGGGLELWEELYAPFNLKPMPAGNTGVQMGGWFNREINSVKDFKGLKMRIPGLGGKLLAKAGGTAVLSAGGEIYTNLERGVIDATEWVGPYHDYLMGFYKVAKYYYYPGWHEPGTVLETFVNKKAWDSLPKDLQEIITTAAARSNIWMLSEFEAKNNTYLQKLINEHGVKLKKFPDEVVTTMRGYAREVLEEVGNKDKQSKKIYEHYLKFQKNVRAWAKISEIAYAKITS